The DNA window TTGCCTGAGGCTTGCTCGATCGATCTGAGGTGCAGCAGCGTGACGAGCGTCCTGTCGTCCGCCTCCGCCACCTGGGTCGCAACGGTTGCCGCGGTGGGCGTGCGGCCCGCGTCGCCGATGACGATCACGCTGTCGTACGAGGGCACGTTCAACCGGGCCAGTACGCGAGGGTCCGTGGTGTCCGCGCTGTGGAGGGTCACGTCGAGGCGTTGGGATGCCACCGCGACGTCCTGGGCCCCGCGCATCGTCGCGTGGTCTCCGAGAGCCACGATGTCCAGCGTGGTTCCGGCGCTCACATAGGTGGCGAGCTGTTGGACGATGAGCGGTGCCCGGCGATTCCATCCGAGCAGGAGCAGCCGCTCCGCGGTGGCTGCCCGGGGCCCGGCCGTGGCGATCGCTTCCTCGTCGATGCCGGATGCCGCGGCGGCGACAACGGTGGTGTCGTCGTCCTTCGCGATGACGACGATCCGATCACCGGGGGCGATTTCCGTCCCGGGGTTCGGGTTGAGTGCGACCGTACCGTTCTCGCGCAGCAGGCCGACCGCCGAGGAGGTGGTGAGCGAAAGAAGAGCCTCGCCGAAGGTGCGGCCGGTGAGCGCCGGGGCGTCCACGGTGTAGAACTCGTCGCCCGCGAAGTTCAGCAGTTCCTGGTAGACGAGCGAGAGGCCCGGTTGGCGTGCGGTCTGTACGAGAAGGCGGGCGACGATGTCGTCGACGGCGAGGACATGGCCGCGCGGTCCTGCGGCGAGCTGGGCGGCGACACGGTTGTGGGCATCGTGAACTGCGGCGACCACGATCGCGTCGCCGGGTTCGGCGGCGACCGCGTTCAGCGCGAGGAGGGTCTTCACCACGTGGGTGTCACCGTCGTCCGCGCCGGGCGGTAGTACGAGTACGGCTTTGGCGGTCTGCGGGCTGACCCTGGTCAGAACCGCCGGGTCGGTGGTGCAGCCGTTGCGGCAGACGATCGTGGTGGTTCCGGTAGCCGGAACGCGGGCGTCGATCTCCTGCTCCATCTCCACCTTGTCCTTCGGGGCGAGGACAGCGACGACAGCCCGGCGCTGGTTGGAATTGGCCGCCACCAGTTCCGCGGTCACGGGGAAAACCTGGTCGGACCAGCCCAGTACGACGGTGTGCCGTGTCTCCAGCAGCCTGGAGTGGCCCAGACGCAGCTCCATGATGCGCTGGTTGATCCCGGCAGTGATCAGACTGACCAGCGTCGATACGAAGAGCAGGGCGATCAGCGCCAGCAGGACGGACGCGAGTACGTACAAGGGGGAACCGACCGCTCCTCCGATTTTCAGGGTCTGCCCGACACTGACCCATACGGCCGTGAGCTGGCCGGAGAGGGTTGCCGGGGGCTGGTGACCCGCCCGGACCAGCACCACGCTCGCCGGGACGACAACACTCAGACAGGCGAGGGTGAGCCAGCCGATGAGAGCGGTGGTGCTGCGTGACACCAGATAGTCGAACCGGTATTGGAGGCGTCGCCAGAGGGGCGTCGTGTGCTGCACCATGCACCCCCGGCATGAGTCGACGCGGCATTCGGACGGGCGATCCGCCGCCCTGCGGCTACACGTTAGAAAGGTGCGGCCAGCGCGAGTCGGGAAAGCCTCTGGCTCTCACTCAGAGGTATGAATCACCCCCGCCCGACACCCGGAGCACCGCCGGCCGGCGTCACCGCCTGCCGGGCAGGACGCGGCTTGTCGACCTGCGACACGGGGCCTCTCGCCCGGTGCTTAGGATGAATGCCGGTTCACGGCAGGCGCGCTCCGTCGGCCACCTGCCGCTCGTGGCGTGCGGCGCACCGCGTACCCTCACCAGATCGCCGGGACCGCGCCGGTCGGCGGTAACGGTCATGCCCCTCGCAGACAACCGGAGCACACATGCGTCACCCGGAAGGACTGGCCAGGCCGCCGCAGCCGGACGCCGTCCCGGAGGAGGCGCCTGCCGAGAGCCCCGCCGGGAAGCTTCCGGTCCCGCTGATCGTGGCCGGTCTGGTCCTGTCCCTGCTGGTGGGCGAACTCGGTTACTCCCTGGTACGAGACGACACATGGCTCACGCATCCGGGCTTCACCGCGTGGCAGACCGTCGTTGTGGCCATCACCGTCCAGGCTCTGCCCTTTCTGCTGCTCGGCACACTGATCTCCGGAGCGGTCAACGCCTTCGTACCGGCCGAGCTGTTCACACGCGTACTGCCGCGCAATCCCGCGCTTGCGGTCCCCGTGGCGAGCGCCGCCGGCGCGGTGCTGCCGGGGTGTGAATGCGCGTCAGTACCGGTCGCGGGGAGCTTGATCCGGCGTGGCGTCACGCCCTCGGCAGCCTTCGCCTTTCTTCTCTCGGCGCCTGCCGTCAACCCGATCGTGCTGGCGTCGACCGCTGTGGCGTTCCCCGGCAGCCCTGAAATGGTCGCGGCCCGGCTCGCCGCCTCACTGGCGACCTCCGCGATCATGGGCTGGCTCTGGCTGAGGTTCGGCCGCGAGGACTGGCTGCGGATGCCTGCCCGGCACTCCGGGCACGAGCACGGGCGCAGTCGCCTCAACGAGTTCCGGCTCGGTTTCCAGCACGACTTCCTGCACGCCGGAGGCTTCCTCGTGCTCGGCGCCATGGCCGCCGCGGCGTTCAACGTCACCGTGCCGCGCTCGGTCCTCGACATGTTCGCCGACTCTCCGTGGATGTCGGTCCTCTTCCTCGCGGCACTGGCCGTCGTTCTGGCCGTGTGCTCGGAGGCCGACGCGTTTGTCGCCGCCTCCCTGACCGGCTTCTCCCCCACCGCCCGGCTGGCGTTCATGGTGGTCGGGCCCATGGTGGACCTGAAGCTGATCGCGTTGCAGGTGGGCACCTTCGGCCGGGCGTTCGCGCTGCGCTTCTCGGCAGCGACGGCGGTGACCGCTGTGACGAGCAGCGTCGTGGTCGGATGGTGGCTGCTGTGAAGCCGATGGTGCAGCCCATGCTGCTTCTGCTCATGGGGGCGGCGATCTTGCGCGTCTCCCTGTTCAGCGACATCTGCCTGCGGTACGTGAAGGAGGGCCTCCAGCCCTTCCTCATCGCTTCCGGGCTCGTGCTGGTCGGCTGCGCCCTGGCGGGTGCGTTGCCCCAGGGTCTGCGCTTCATCAGGCGTCGGGAATCGACAGGCTCCGTGCCCGCGGTCGCCGCTCCTGGTCCCGACGGGCACGAGCACGCCCACGTACCCGGCATTGCCTGGCTGCTCGCGGCTCCGGCGCTGGTCCTGCTGATGTTCGCGCCGCCCGCCCTCGGTTCGTACACAGCCGCGCGGGACAGTCCGAAGGTCGTCGAGGACTACGACCATTTCAAGCGACTGCCCGCGCAAGGGCCCGTACCCCTTTCGCTGACGGAGTTCACCGCCCGGGTCCAGCAGGATCGCGCGAAGAGTCTCCAGGGGCGCACCGTTGTGATGTCGGGTTTCGTCACCCCCGGCAAGGGCGGACGGTGGGACCTGACGCGGCTGCTCGTGGCGTGCTGCGCGGCCGACTCCCAGTCCCTGACGGTGCCCATGCACGGTTTTCCGGCACCGCCCGCGGACACCTGGGTCAAGGTGACGGGCACCTGGCACCCGAGCGGTGCCCTGGGCACCGCGTCCGCGGCCCCCGCCCTTGACGTGCGGTCACTCGAGCGCATCCCCCCACCGCTGAGCCCGTACAAGGATCAGCCGCCCGCCCCATAGGCAACGTGTTGCGACGGGCAGTCGGGTACTCCGATGTCCGGCTGCCCCTGGCACAGCTGCGTCAGTCCAGGCAGAACTCGTTGCCCTCGGGATCGGTCATCACGATGAAGCCGGTGCTCATCGGGGGCTCGGGCTCGTAGCGTCGTACCCGCGTCGCTCCCAGCGCGACGAGCCGGTCGCACTCGGTCTCCAGCGCCGCCATCCGCTCCTCGCCCTCCAGGCCGGGAGCCGTACGGACGTCGAGGTGCACCCGGTTCTTGGCGACCTTGTCCTCCGGCACTTGCTGAAAGAACAGCCGTGGGCCGTGCCCGTCCGGGTCCTCGATGGCCGATCTGCTGTTGCGCTGCTCCTCCGGTACGCCGACCCGCGCGAGGAAGTCGTCCCACGCGGCCAGCGGATCGGCGTCCTCGGGCAGGTCGACTCCGGGCGGGCCGGGGTGGACGTACCCCAGTACGTCGCGCCAGAAGGACGACAGCGCCCTCGGGTCGTGGGCGTCGAAGGTGACCTGGAAGTGGCGGCTCATCGGTTCGCTCCGTTCGTGGCGTGCTTCGTTTGCGGGCAGAGGTCTCGCAGTGGGCAGACCTCGGACAGGTGGTGGATCAGCCGGCGGTGGATGTGCAGCGGCGGGCCGGCCATGGGCATCACGGGGAACGTTCCTTCGTGCCGACCGGGACCCGGAGCCCGCCGCACGCTCCACGTCGAGACCGTTTGCCTCCATGGAGCCACCCTGGCACCGATAGCGGACAGGTCGGGTACGCAGTCGGGTGCCGGGGCGGGCGGCTTGGACGCGGCATACGGCAGGGGCGACCTCGCAGAGGTCCGTCCAAGTCCGGCCCGAGCGCCAAGCCCGCCGAGGCGGCGATGCGGTCTGCGGTCTGCGGTCTGCGGTCTGCAGTCTGCAGTCTGCAGTCTGCGGGACGGTGATCTGATCGGTCCAGACATGCTGCGCGAACTCCGGCTCTCGAAGACGCTCCAAGCAGACCGGCTCCACAACCGTCATGGGCACGATCACGGTCCCGTCGTACTCGGTCAAGGCTAGATCCAGTACCTCGTACACGCGCCGACGCCATGCCTGGAGTCCTGGAAATCGGCACGCAAGGACGTAAGAGGCATCCGCCGCGAGCCGAGACCGGCCCCGTCGCGGTGGACGTGGGGCGCGGACGCCGTGGATCATGGAGCGGTACGCCACGCACGAGGCACATTCGAAGGCACGACGGGGGCGGGAACGACATGACCGACGAGAGCGCTGAGCGGGCACGGGCCGTGGTCGCGGCACTGCGGTCGTCGGCCGCACGGCGGCCGGACATCGCCCTGCTCGACGGTTTCACGGACGCGGAGCTGGACGCGTGGCCGGTTCCGGTGCCGGAAGCGGTGCGCGTCGTGCTGCGCGACACCGGTGGCCTGGAGGCAGGCGGCGTTCGTTACGTGTTCGGGCCACGCGGCGACTCCCACGGTCGCCGTCCCTTCGCGGACGGCCACTGGACGCTCGGAGAACTGACCTGGGGCCAGGGTTCACTGTTGGTGGGCGTGGGCGGAGAGCAGCGCTCCGACTGGGGCCCGGTCGCGGCCGTCCAGCCGTACGACGAACCGGAAGTCACCGTCGAAGCCCCGGGCTTCACCAGCTGGCTGCTGGGTCTCGCCGAACGTCTCGCCGACGGCGGCACGGTGGAGGACCGCCCCCTGCCCACCGTCTTCACCGAGGCCGTGCCGTCCGTGGAGATCGCCGAGAGCGCTGACGCGGACGCCGAGCTGGTGGCCCTGGCCGGGCGGGGGGATTCGCTCACCGATCTGGTCGATCTGCGCTCCCTCCTGGCCTATCCGTGCGGAGTCGGCTGGGAGCCGTACCACTCGACCGACTACAACACCGCCGACACGGGAAGCAGCGAAGTGGACTTCCGGCTGGCCGGAGACGGCAAAGTGCTGCTCATCCGCAGCATGGTGAGCGGCGACTTCCTGCGGGACGGCGTACGCCGTCACCGTGTCCCCGACGATGCCGGCCCGCGGGCCGTCGCCGAGCTGCGGGCGCTGGCGGCCGAACTCCCCGGCCTCGTCTCCCTCCAGCCCGGCTGTGACGACGCGGAGATGGACACCTGGCCGGTGCCCGTCCCCGCCGACGTACGCGACGTGCTGCGTGAGATCGGCGGTGTTCGCATGCCGGGCCTGCCCGACCTGGAGCTGCTGCACGGGGCGCCCGAGCAAGGCGTGGACCCCGAGGTGCACCGGATGATGGGCGGTGACGGGACGTACTGGCCCGTCGCCCGGGTTGTGTACGCGCGCCACACCGCCCTCGCGCAGATCCGCATCGACCCGGACACCGGCGAGTGGGGTTACGCCGTGTCGGTGCCCACCGACCTGGGCAGCCTCCGGGAATTCCCGGAGGTCACCCTGCTGGCCGAGTCGCTTCCTCACCTGCTGCTGACCGTCGCCCGTCTTGCCCGCGAGGCCGGGGACAGCCCCGACTTCGCGCGTTCGCTCGCCGGGGCCACCACATGGTTCTTCCCGAACACCGGTGAGCCGTGGACCCGTCCGGTCCCCCTGGGCGAGTGGGCTTCCTCCACCGACCCGCTGCGGGCCGCGGTGGCCGGTCTCCCCGCCGGAACCCATGTCGCGGACCTGCGCCGGGCGCCGATACCCACCGACCTGTGTTTCCACCGGGCGGAGGACTGGCCGTACGGCGACAGCCTCGACCGTCTCCACTTCGGCGCGGGGGGACGCATCGCCGCAGCGGTTCCGCTCGCCGGCGGCAGGTGACCACGCGGTCACCACATCCGTCACCCGCCCTGCGCGACCACCGGCGAGGGGGCGAGGCGGCGAGGCGGCGAGGCGGCGAGGCGGCGACCATGCGTAGTACGCCGGCATCGCCCGCTGTTCGGCCGACCGGCCCTTGCGGGGTGGGGAGCAGCAGGCTGAACAGGCCCGCGAGTGGCCGCACTGCCGCTCATCGGAGGATTCCTGCCACCCGTGCCATACTCCGCGCCATGCCGTTCGCGTCCATAGCCGCATACGCCCCGCCCCGTGTCGGCATGCTCGCCGTCGGTCTCGTCGCCGAGGTCTTCGACGCCCACGCCGACGGGCCACCGCGCTTCGACTTCGCGCTCTGCACCGAGCGGCCGGGACAGGTCACCACCGATGTCGGGGTGCCGCTCGCCGTCGAGCACGGTCTTGAGCGGCTCGCTGCCGCCGACCTCGTACTCGTCCTGCCGTGGGCCGATTTCCGCATCCCGCCGCCCGAGCCCGTGCTCGACGCACTCCGTGCCGCGCACGCGCGCGGCGCGCTTGTCGGGGCACACTGCGTCGGTGCGTTCGCGCTCGCCGCCGCCGGACTCCTCGACGGCCTTCGGGCCACCACTCATTGGCGGTTCGCCGATCTCCTCGCCCGCCGCCACCCGTCCGTCACCGTCGATCCCGACGCCCTGTACGTCGATGAGGGCCGGATCCTCACGGGCGCGGGCGCCGCCGCCGGGTTCGACCTCTGCCTGCACCTGCTGCGCCGCGAGTACGGCGCCGCCGCTGCCAACGCCGTGGCCCGCGACCTCGTCCTGCCGCCGCACCGGGACGGCGGGCAGGCCCAGTACCTGGCGTCCCCCGTCCCCGAGGACGGTGAGGACGAGCGGCTCGCGGACGTGCTCGCCTGGGCCCGCGAGCACCTCCACGAACCGTTGCCCGTGGCTGAGTTGGCGCGGCGCGCCCTGATGAGCCGCCGCTCCTTCGCCCGCCGGTTCACCGCCGCGACCGGCACGACGCCGCACGCCTGGGTGGTCGGCCTGCGGCTCGGCCGGGCGGAGGAGCTCCTGGAGACCACGGACCTGCCCGTCGAGGAGATCGCCCGCTTGGTCGGCTACGGCTCCGCGGCCGTGCTGCGTGAGCAGTTCGTCCGCCGCCGGGGCGTGCCGCCCCGCACGTACCGCCGTGCGTTCACGAGGATGCGGTAGGCACTGGAGCCACCCCGTTCGCACACCAGGTATCGACTCGGTAACGCAGGGTCATGACCAGCGGGTAGCTCTTTAGGCTCCTCGCGAGCCGCTCGGTGGCGGCCTTCTGCGGGAGGGGGCTGGTCCATGGAGCGATACCGGCCGTGGGCGTATCCGGTGGCAGCGGGTGCGCTGAGTGGCGTGGCCGCGGCGGTGTGCATCGCGGCGTACGAAGACCGACTTCAGGACCTGTACTGGGGCGATGCCGGTGTCTCGGTCTCTTTCGCGGCCGTAGGAGGACTGCTGGCTCACCGGCTGCCACGCCACCCGCTGGGCTGGCTGATGCTCCTGATGGCGCTGAGCGGTTCGCTCGGATGCCTGATCCACCAGGTGTGGCCGCTGGCCTCGGCGGCACGGATGCCCGGCACGAGTGTTCTCGGCTGGATGACGGCGTGGGTGTGGTGGCCGGCTTTCGGCTCCCTTCCCCTGGCTCTGCTGCTGTACCCCACGGGACGCCTGCCTTCGCCACGCTGGCGCCCGGCCGGCCTCCTCTTCTCCGCTCTGGTGGTTCTGCCGACCGCCGTCCTCGCAGTGGTCGGGGCCATCCATCCCACGGCCGGTGTGGTGGACCCCGAGGACATCGGGCAGAGCCCTCTCTTTCCCGTGAACCGGGTCACGTTCATCGCTTTGCAGGTATGTCTCCTGATTGCCCTGGTCTCGCTCGTGGCACGGTGGCGAAGAGGGGCGCGGCTGGAGCGCGACCAGTTGAAGTGGCTGGCCTTCGCCGTCGCGCTGGCCATAGGCGGGCAGGTCGCGCTGGACCTCGTGCCGTACTCGCCCGTGGTGCTGCACGGGATCGGCTTCTGCCTCGATGCCGGGGTCCCCGTCGCCGTTGCCGTCGCGGTACTGCGTTACCGGCTGTGGGCCATTGACCTGATCATCCGGCGCTCGCTCGCCTATGCGGCGCTCACCGCGGGCGTGGTCGTCCTGTACGCGGGGGTGATGTGGTCGGTCAACGGTGTACTCCACCGGAGGTCCACCTTCGCGGCCTCCCTGCTGGCGACCGGCGTGGTCGCGGTGGCCCTTCAGCCGCTGCACCAGCGCAGTCAGCGTGCCGTGAACCGGATCTTCTTCGGTGACCGGGACGAACCCCACACCGTCATCGCCCGTCTGACCGCACGTCTGCGGTCCTCGGTCGAACCGGACGCCGCCCTGCCCATGGTGGCCCGCACGCTGGCGGACGCGCTGCGCCTGTCGTACGTGGCCATCGAGACACCCGCCGGGCCCCGCGTGCGTCACGGTGCGCCGACCGGCACCGTACTGACCCTTCCCCTGGAATACCGGAACGCGGTCATCGGCCGGCTGATGGTCAGCCCCCGGCTGCCGGGAGACGACCTTTCCTCCGCCGACCGGGAACTGCTCGACCAGACGGCCGGACTGGCGGCGATGGCTGTGGAGACCGCCAGGCTCACCGCCGACCTGAGGGAATCACGTGAACGTGTGGTGCGTGCACGCGAGGAAGAGCGCCGGCGTCTGCGCCGGGACCTGCACGACGGCGTCGGGCCTTCCCTCGTCGGGCTCCGCCTGCGGCTCGCGGCGGCCGAGCACGTGGCCGAGGGCAGCGCGGAGCACCTGCGCGAACGGCTTCAGGCCCTACAGGTCCTGGTGGACGGCATCACGTCCGATGTGTCCCAGGCCGTGGTGGGCCTGCGCCCCGCCGCTCTCGACGACGAAGGGCTGGTCGAGGCCCTGCGTCTGTACGCCGACCGGCTGTCCTCCCCCGACAGCCTCCGCATAACCGTCGAGTCCGAGGGGGACGCCGCGGACCTGCCGGCAGCGGTGGACGCCGCCGCGTACCTCATCGCCACCGAGGCCATGACCAACGTCGTCCGGCATGCAGCCGCCACGCGGTGCGTCGTTACCGTGCGGGTGTCCGACATCCTCGAACTGAGTGTCGCAGACGACGGAAAGGGGCTGCGGACGCAGCGGCGCGCGGGAGTGGGGCTGAGCTCCATGCGTGAACGGGCGGAGGAGCTGGGCGGCGAGCTGGTCCTCGACACGAAGCAGGAGCGCGGTCTCACCGTGGTGGCGCGCCTCCCGCTGGGGGACGCGAGTTGACCACGATCCGGATGGTCATCGTCGACGATCACGAAGTCTTCCGCAACGGCCTGCGCGACTACGCGGAGGTGGCCGGCATTCAGGTGGTGGGTGAGGCCGGCAATGCCGCGGAAGGGGTGGACGTGGTTCTGGAGACGGAACCGGACGTCGTGGTGATGGACCTGGAGATGGCGGGAGGCGACGGGCTGACAGCGATCCGCGCCTTGGCCGCCGAACGGCCGGGCCTGCCGGTCGTCGTGGTGTCCGGCTATGACGAGGGTTCCCGGGTCAGCGACGCGCTGCGCGCCGGCGCCGCCGGTTTCGTACTGAAGACGTGTTCGGCACCCGCTCTGCTGGCGGCTCTCGGTGCGGCCGCACGAGGACTGACCGTGCTCGACCAGACCGCGCGCAGCCACCTCTTCGGCGCACTGGAGGCGGCGCGTACGCCGACGGTCGGTCCCTTTCCCTCCCTCAGCGGGCGGGAACGTCAGGTACTGACCCTGCTGGCGCAGGGCAAGGAGCCGTCCCGGATTGCCCGTGAGCTCGTCCTCGACCCTCACACGGTGCACAACTACCTGTCGGCCGTCGTGCGCAAGCTCGGTGTGGCCGGGCGCAACGAGGCCGCGGAAGTGGCGCGGGCCAACGGCTTGGGGAACGGTTCCGGTTCCCTGCCGGGTGACCTGCGACCGGGATAACCGAGGACGATCGGGGAGTGCTCCCGGGACACCTGGGAGCGGAGCATGGGATGCGTCGGTTCAGTCCTCCGGTGCGGCCGGAGCAAGCGGAGAAGTACCAGCTCTCCAGGCCCGCCCGGACACCAGCTTGAAGGAGCATCGCATGCCTCGAGCGTCGCTTCGGCGCCTCGCCGTCGCCCTGTCGGCCATCAGCGTCGTGTCAGGTCTGGGCCTGGGACCGGCCGGCCTGGCCCAGGCATCGCCACGGCCGGCGACGGCCGCCGCGGCACAGCCCGCCCTCTCGGCTCCCGTTCGAGTGGCGGCAACGCAATCACCGCCCCTCTACTACCACGACGCATACAACTTCCCGACGTGGCTCTTCGGGAGGACGCGGCTGTGTGTCACAGCCGGCTACTCGGCCGCGGGCACCGCAAGGGTGCAGAGCAGCGCACCCCTTGCGGCTCCTGAGTACGTCTCCGTAGCAGCGGGCCAGACGCGTTGTATCGAGCGGTGGTGGGGCGGGTTCCCGGTCAACGCGATGAACATCACCTACAGCCGGCTGACCGTCAAGGCCAGCTGAGAAACGGGGGCACGGGTCCGGTCCCGTACAACCGCCGCCTGCCGCCCCAACCGCCGCTTGTCGCCGCCGGAGACTTCCTGGGCTCCGGCGGCGGGTGAGCGCCGGCGCCCCGCCCTCGGGGCCGGACGAACGAAACCATTCGCTTGGCGTCCTACGAAGGAGCTCGAGCATGAAGAGGTCACGTATCAGAGCATGGATCGTCGCAGTGAGTTCGACAATGCTGGCCGCGGGAGTGGCACTGGCACCCGTACAGACAGCCATGGCCGATCCCGTCGGCGTGCAACGCACCCTCGACTGGGAGCAGTCGGCCGACCGGACCCTCCCGGCCACGGCACCGGCCGGTCTCAACAAGCAGTGGGCCACTTCGTACGGCGCCACCAACGTCACCAGCCCCACGCGCGACGGCTCCCACGCAGCCCGCTTCGAGCTGCGCAAATCCGATCCGGTCGTCTCCAGCAGCAAACGGGCGGAGATCTCGCAGCGCGACGAGCAACCCGCGGGCGCCGACCGGTGGTACGGCTTCAGCATCAACCTCGCGAACACATGGACCCACGACACCTCGGCCGAGATCGTGAGCCAGTGGCACCACTGCGACGTCGGATGCCCGGGCACCTCTCCCCCCTTGGCCCTTCTGACCGACGAGGGACGCTGGAAGATCGACTTCCGCGGTGAGCCCATCGATCTGGGTGCCTACACCACGGGGGCCTGGGTGGACTGGGTCTTCCACGTCACCTGGAGGACGGACAGCACCGGCCTCCTCCAGGTATGGAAGAACGGCGAACGCGTCGTGCACCAGACCGGCGCCACCCACGACGGCGGACCACGGTCGCCCTACTTCAAGTTCGGTATCTACAAGTGGGACTGGAACACCGGAGCTCCCTCCAGTACCACGCAGCGGGTGATGTACTACGACGCTCTGCGTCTGGGCGACGAACGCGCCGTCCACCGGGACATCACGCCCCAGCGAGCCTGTACGCGGGCCCCGGTGGTCGCCGCCGCGTCCGCCACCACGTACGAGGCCGCGAACCCACCCTCCCACGCCGTCGACAACAACCTGACGACCCGCTGGTCCGGCCGAGGATTCGGCGCCGCACTGATCCTCGACACGGGCAAACCCCGCCAGCTCTGCGGCGCCACCGTGGCCTGGCACCGCGGTGACCTGCGGTGGAACGACTACACCATCCACGCTTCACAGGACGGCGTCTCGTACACCAAGGTGTGGGAAGGCCGCAGTTCCGGGACGACCACGGCGCCGGAGACGGTGCACTTCACCTCGGGCGCCCTGGACGCCCGGTACCTCAAGATCTCGTTCTGGGCGAATCCCGAGAACGACTGGGCAAGCATCACCGAAGCGAGGCCACTCGGTCTCTAGCGAAGCGAAAGACTGCCCGGCCGGGCCCGCCGCACACCGCGGCGGGTCCGGCCCGCTGTCGCGGTCGGGCAGGCCGACCGCTGTCACTTCCGGCGCCTCGGGCCGCGCGCGCAATTCCGTCCTGCCGTGCGCTCTCGTCCGCCCGTCTACCTCTGATCTTGCGCCGCGCTCCACCCTTCAGGGTGGGGGTGAAGCGCATCGCCCGACGGGCTGCGGGAGAACGGCCCCGCATGGAACGCGGCACTCAGGGACTGGGCGGCGTGGGCGGCCCGGCACGACTCCGACTTCCGGCTGGGTGACACGACCGCCGACGTCATGCGTACGGTGCTGCGCATCAACGAGGCGGCCGCCGAAAGCGCGTTGCGGGTCGGCTCCCACCAGGTCGGCAGCGGCCTGCTGCCGATCCTGTTGCAGCCACTGGGCAGTGACAGCGACGAGTCTTACCGGAGTTTCGCCGCAGACGTCCGCGTCCTGGCCGACGCCGCCGCGGGCCTGCCCGCCACTCCCGGTCCCGCTCTCGACCAGATGCTGCGGCTCAGTTCGGCACCAGACACAGAAGGGGCCGCATCGGCGCAGACCGCCATCCTGTGCGCCGACCAGGCGGCGACGTCCCGTAACCCCCAGCACTACTTCGCGGACATCGAGGCGCACCGGGACCGTGACCCCTTGTACGGCCCGCTCCTTCGCAACATCACGCCCTGCTCGTTCTGGCCCTCCGCGCCCGTCGAACCGCCCACCGCGTTCCGCAACGACGTACCGGCCCTGCTCGTCGGCTCCACCGGTGACCCGGCGGCTCTCTACCGGCATCAGAGGAGCCTGCACCGCACACTGACGGCGTCACGCCTCGTGACCCTGCCGGACACCTTCCGGCACGGGGTCTACAGCCCGTTCAACAGCACCACCAGCGCGTGCGTCGACTCCGCCGTCGACCGCTACCTGCTCACCGGCGCTCTCCCTCCCGGCGACACGCGCTGCGAGCCGGAAGGCGACTGAGGTACGCGGCGACCAGCGGGTACCGGGGTACGCGGTGACAGGCTCCCGCACGTGACGTGAGCCCTGGCGGACTTCTTCACACGCCCTGTCCCCCGCCGGCCTGCGCGGACGTCAGCACGCTACGAACGTCGCCACCAGAACGAAGGACAGGAAGCCGCACTTTAGAATCGCTGACGGGGAACAGGGCAGCACATGATCGAGCACTGCACCCTGTCCGCCGACGCCCGCGAATTCCACGGCCTGCCGTCGACAACCCGAGCCCAGCGGTGCACCCGCGGCGAAATCCGCCTCGGTGCACCCGAAGACCACGCCGACA is part of the Streptomyces agglomeratus genome and encodes:
- a CDS encoding histidine kinase, which translates into the protein MERYRPWAYPVAAGALSGVAAAVCIAAYEDRLQDLYWGDAGVSVSFAAVGGLLAHRLPRHPLGWLMLLMALSGSLGCLIHQVWPLASAARMPGTSVLGWMTAWVWWPAFGSLPLALLLYPTGRLPSPRWRPAGLLFSALVVLPTAVLAVVGAIHPTAGVVDPEDIGQSPLFPVNRVTFIALQVCLLIALVSLVARWRRGARLERDQLKWLAFAVALAIGGQVALDLVPYSPVVLHGIGFCLDAGVPVAVAVAVLRYRLWAIDLIIRRSLAYAALTAGVVVLYAGVMWSVNGVLHRRSTFAASLLATGVVAVALQPLHQRSQRAVNRIFFGDRDEPHTVIARLTARLRSSVEPDAALPMVARTLADALRLSYVAIETPAGPRVRHGAPTGTVLTLPLEYRNAVIGRLMVSPRLPGDDLSSADRELLDQTAGLAAMAVETARLTADLRESRERVVRAREEERRRLRRDLHDGVGPSLVGLRLRLAAAEHVAEGSAEHLRERLQALQVLVDGITSDVSQAVVGLRPAALDDEGLVEALRLYADRLSSPDSLRITVESEGDAADLPAAVDAAAYLIATEAMTNVVRHAAATRCVVTVRVSDILELSVADDGKGLRTQRRAGVGLSSMRERAEELGGELVLDTKQERGLTVVARLPLGDAS
- a CDS encoding response regulator transcription factor; translation: MTTIRMVIVDDHEVFRNGLRDYAEVAGIQVVGEAGNAAEGVDVVLETEPDVVVMDLEMAGGDGLTAIRALAAERPGLPVVVVSGYDEGSRVSDALRAGAAGFVLKTCSAPALLAALGAAARGLTVLDQTARSHLFGALEAARTPTVGPFPSLSGRERQVLTLLAQGKEPSRIARELVLDPHTVHNYLSAVVRKLGVAGRNEAAEVARANGLGNGSGSLPGDLRPG
- a CDS encoding heparin lyase I family protein, with amino-acid sequence MKRSRIRAWIVAVSSTMLAAGVALAPVQTAMADPVGVQRTLDWEQSADRTLPATAPAGLNKQWATSYGATNVTSPTRDGSHAARFELRKSDPVVSSSKRAEISQRDEQPAGADRWYGFSINLANTWTHDTSAEIVSQWHHCDVGCPGTSPPLALLTDEGRWKIDFRGEPIDLGAYTTGAWVDWVFHVTWRTDSTGLLQVWKNGERVVHQTGATHDGGPRSPYFKFGIYKWDWNTGAPSSTTQRVMYYDALRLGDERAVHRDITPQRACTRAPVVAAASATTYEAANPPSHAVDNNLTTRWSGRGFGAALILDTGKPRQLCGATVAWHRGDLRWNDYTIHASQDGVSYTKVWEGRSSGTTTAPETVHFTSGALDARYLKISFWANPENDWASITEARPLGL
- a CDS encoding alpha/beta hydrolase, with translation MRTVLRINEAAAESALRVGSHQVGSGLLPILLQPLGSDSDESYRSFAADVRVLADAAAGLPATPGPALDQMLRLSSAPDTEGAASAQTAILCADQAATSRNPQHYFADIEAHRDRDPLYGPLLRNITPCSFWPSAPVEPPTAFRNDVPALLVGSTGDPAALYRHQRSLHRTLTASRLVTLPDTFRHGVYSPFNSTTSACVDSAVDRYLLTGALPPGDTRCEPEGD